A single region of the Deltaproteobacteria bacterium PRO3 genome encodes:
- a CDS encoding thiamine pyrophosphate-binding protein: MKATDYILNALRQEQLDHVFMVPGGLIDNFYPALCATPGIRPIVAAHEGGAAYMADGYARASGRFGACFVIGGPGVTNAVTALSAALTDQSPVFLLTGEVPTDWEGRGGFQDASAAGLNDVEILRPVTAYGYEVESPHLLHFHLRAALRQMMGIRRAPVHLSVPVNVQTAEIAVPYEPLAPTYYAPRLLDETATRACIESLSGKNGGEPQRRLAILAGYGVDRSGAAAALRAFAERYDIPVATTLRAKGVLPEDHPLSLGVFGYSGTRHACETLLSGEVEALIVLGSGLNQRDTMFWERRFRPSRLLVQVDLDSGVIGKNYAVDVAVTGDCLRFLEKLNEGSEDFQKSLDSGRPLRREWLQAIRAKGPRLYEPENEASDAAPIHPARAVAELRRALPREGVLLVDSGAHRAFAGHYWEAYGPGRYISATNLGPMGWAIPAGIGAKLARPELPLAVLTGDGCMQMHGMEIATAARYRVPMLFVVLNNRALGNVYLRARKMGPGPADLTEIPLKDWAAFGRALGAEGLVVERPEELAAAFQRGLAMPGPCVVDVRCGRDYATPVAPWTQAKQEWMDDE, translated from the coding sequence ATGAAGGCCACCGACTATATCCTGAACGCCCTGCGGCAAGAGCAACTCGATCACGTCTTCATGGTCCCGGGGGGCTTGATCGACAATTTCTACCCGGCGCTTTGCGCGACGCCGGGGATCCGCCCGATCGTCGCCGCGCACGAGGGCGGGGCCGCCTACATGGCCGACGGCTACGCGCGGGCCTCGGGGCGTTTCGGCGCCTGCTTCGTCATCGGCGGACCGGGCGTCACCAACGCCGTCACCGCGCTCTCCGCGGCCTTGACCGACCAGAGCCCAGTCTTCCTGCTCACCGGAGAGGTGCCGACGGATTGGGAGGGGCGCGGCGGCTTCCAAGACGCCAGCGCCGCTGGCCTCAACGACGTCGAGATCCTTCGCCCCGTCACCGCCTACGGCTACGAGGTCGAGAGCCCGCACCTGCTGCACTTCCACCTGCGCGCGGCCCTGCGCCAGATGATGGGAATCCGCCGCGCGCCGGTTCACTTGAGCGTGCCGGTCAACGTCCAGACCGCCGAGATCGCCGTGCCCTACGAGCCCTTGGCCCCGACTTATTATGCCCCGCGCCTCCTCGACGAAACCGCGACCCGGGCCTGCATCGAAAGTTTGAGCGGGAAAAACGGTGGGGAACCCCAGCGTCGCCTCGCGATCCTCGCCGGATACGGCGTCGATCGCTCCGGCGCCGCCGCGGCCCTGCGGGCCTTCGCGGAACGCTACGACATTCCCGTGGCCACCACCCTGCGCGCCAAGGGCGTCTTGCCCGAGGACCACCCGCTCTCGCTGGGCGTCTTCGGATACTCGGGGACCCGTCACGCCTGCGAGACGCTGCTCTCGGGCGAGGTGGAGGCCCTGATCGTCTTGGGTTCCGGCCTCAATCAGCGCGACACGATGTTCTGGGAAAGACGCTTCCGGCCGTCGCGCCTGCTCGTCCAGGTCGACCTCGATTCCGGCGTGATCGGCAAGAACTACGCCGTCGACGTGGCCGTGACGGGCGATTGTCTCCGCTTTTTGGAAAAGCTGAATGAGGGTTCGGAAGATTTCCAAAAGTCCCTCGATAGCGGCAGGCCCCTGCGAAGAGAGTGGCTACAGGCGATCCGGGCCAAAGGCCCGCGGCTTTACGAGCCCGAAAATGAGGCCAGTGACGCCGCGCCGATCCATCCCGCCCGCGCCGTCGCCGAGCTGCGCCGCGCCCTGCCCCGCGAGGGGGTCCTGCTGGTCGACTCGGGCGCGCACCGCGCCTTCGCCGGGCATTACTGGGAAGCCTACGGTCCCGGCCGCTATATCTCCGCCACCAACTTGGGCCCGATGGGCTGGGCGATTCCCGCGGGGATCGGCGCCAAGCTGGCGCGGCCCGAGCTGCCGCTCGCGGTGCTCACCGGCGACGGCTGCATGCAGATGCACGGGATGGAGATCGCTACCGCCGCCCGCTACCGCGTGCCGATGCTCTTCGTCGTGTTGAACAACCGAGCCTTGGGCAACGTCTACCTGCGGGCCCGCAAGATGGGCCCGGGCCCTGCGGACCTCACCGAGATCCCCCTCAAGGACTGGGCCGCCTTCGGCCGCGCGCTCGGCGCGGAGGGCCTCGTCGTCGAAAGGCCCGAGGAGCTGGCGGCGGCCTTCCAGCGCGGACTCGCCATGCCCGGGCCCTGCGTCGTCGACGTGCGCTGCGGTCGCGACTACGCGACGCCCGTCGCGCCCTGGACCCAGGCCAAGCAAGAATGGATGGACGACGAATAG
- a CDS encoding carboxymuconolactone decarboxylase family protein, with protein sequence MARLPDPTAALDPEARKLYDAMAAKRGRIDGMYGAMFNHPALVEHVADLGTYLRFGATLPGEIRELAILLAARRLGVPYEWVKHVPPAEAAGLSAELLEAIRQERELGAFSPLYPKVAQAVSTVLAQQSLPADLQAGLEQELGLKGVLELVILVGFYRMISAFIRAFDVPLPADARQPF encoded by the coding sequence ATGGCCCGACTGCCGGACCCCACCGCCGCCCTCGACCCCGAGGCCCGCAAACTCTACGACGCCATGGCGGCCAAGCGCGGCCGCATCGACGGGATGTACGGCGCCATGTTCAACCACCCGGCCTTGGTCGAGCACGTGGCCGATCTTGGCACCTACCTGCGTTTCGGTGCGACGCTGCCCGGCGAGATCCGCGAGCTGGCCATCCTGCTCGCCGCCCGCCGCTTGGGCGTGCCCTATGAATGGGTCAAGCATGTCCCGCCCGCCGAGGCCGCCGGCCTGAGCGCGGAGCTCCTCGAAGCGATTCGGCAAGAGCGGGAGCTCGGGGCCTTTTCGCCGCTTTACCCCAAAGTCGCCCAAGCGGTTTCAACCGTCTTGGCCCAACAATCGCTGCCTGCGGACCTGCAGGCGGGGCTGGAACAGGAACTCGGATTGAAGGGCGTCTTGGAATTGGTGATCTTGGTGGGCTTCTACCGAATGATCTCGGCCTTCATTCGGGCCTTCGACGTTCCCCTGCCCGCGGACGCCCGCCAGCCCTTTTAA
- a CDS encoding phosphoribosylanthranilate isomerase: MAKGGIIQIAGVHDVEEARLIVDCGVDWIGLPFRLDHHREDLGEAEARVVVATLPPTTLPVLITYLGDLEAILALGNYLGTRAVQLHGPAAPALGEGLKRCRPDWLLIRSLVMRGEDIADLEAEARDWAPFADYFLTDTFDPATGASGATGKTHDWELSRCLAEGVARPLILAGGLRPGNVGEAIRRVRPAGVDAHTGVENPRGRKDPELLRRFVREAREAFVETAT, from the coding sequence ATGGCGAAGGGAGGGATCATCCAGATCGCCGGCGTCCACGACGTCGAGGAGGCGCGGCTCATAGTCGACTGCGGCGTCGATTGGATCGGCCTGCCCTTCCGCCTGGACCATCACCGCGAAGACTTGGGCGAGGCGGAGGCGCGGGTCGTCGTCGCTACATTGCCCCCTACGACCCTTCCCGTCTTGATCACCTACTTGGGCGACCTCGAGGCCATCCTCGCCTTGGGGAATTATTTGGGGACCCGCGCGGTGCAGTTGCACGGGCCCGCCGCACCCGCGCTGGGCGAGGGCTTGAAGCGCTGTCGACCCGACTGGCTCCTGATCCGCAGCTTGGTGATGCGCGGCGAGGATATCGCGGACCTCGAGGCGGAGGCGCGGGACTGGGCGCCTTTTGCGGATTACTTCCTCACCGATACCTTCGATCCCGCGACCGGCGCGAGCGGCGCGACGGGCAAGACCCACGACTGGGAGCTCAGCCGCTGCCTGGCCGAGGGCGTCGCCCGGCCCTTGATCCTGGCGGGCGGCCTGCGGCCGGGCAACGTCGGCGAGGCGATACGCCGCGTGCGTCCGGCGGGCGTCGACGCACACACGGGCGTGGAAAATCCCCGGGGTCGCAAAGATCCGGAGCTGCTCCGGCGTTTTGTCCGCGAGGCGCGGGAGGCTTTCGTGGAAACGGCCACTTAA
- a CDS encoding alpha/beta hydrolase — translation MELFSKLEGRGPTLVFNHGWTMSHRCFTRQEALRDRFRLLLWDLPGHGDSEKSEAGYSLADASAALHELLRGAGIDRAVGLGWSMGAEVLWDYARRYGPAPFSAFVNLESVPWGDPARFHVPGVTHAFHRNRPRAARKFVKSMFYRPPEAEILESMVADSLRTPTPIALKYYAEIAHADYREAFAKLPVPVHSLLARHGFHRDQGPALRALRPADELVWFETSGHMPFWEEAEAFNAWVAERFGGG, via the coding sequence ATGGAACTTTTTTCCAAGCTGGAAGGGCGGGGGCCGACCTTGGTCTTCAACCATGGTTGGACCATGTCCCATCGTTGTTTCACGCGGCAGGAGGCCCTGCGCGACCGCTTTCGGCTCTTGCTTTGGGATCTGCCGGGCCACGGCGATTCGGAAAAATCGGAGGCGGGGTATTCGCTGGCCGACGCGAGCGCGGCCCTGCATGAGCTGCTGCGCGGTGCCGGCATCGACCGAGCGGTCGGCCTGGGTTGGTCGATGGGCGCCGAGGTCTTGTGGGACTACGCGCGGCGCTACGGCCCGGCTCCCTTCTCGGCCTTCGTCAACCTCGAGTCCGTGCCCTGGGGCGATCCCGCGCGCTTCCACGTGCCGGGAGTGACTCACGCCTTTCACCGCAATCGGCCGCGCGCCGCGCGCAAGTTCGTCAAGAGCATGTTTTATCGTCCGCCCGAGGCGGAGATTTTGGAAAGCATGGTCGCCGACTCCCTTCGGACCCCGACGCCGATTGCGCTTAAATATTATGCCGAGATCGCCCATGCGGATTATCGCGAGGCCTTCGCGAAGCTCCCCGTGCCGGTCCACAGCCTCCTGGCGCGACACGGTTTCCACCGCGACCAGGGGCCCGCGCTGCGGGCCCTGCGGCCGGCGGACGAGTTGGTCTGGTTCGAGACGAGCGGGCACATGCCCTTTTGGGAAGAGGCGGAGGCCTTCAATGCCTGGGTGGCCGAGCGCTTCGGAGGCGGTTGA